CTGAAGAACCGGCTGGCGCTGCAGGACACGCACCAGCAGTTCCTGCTGCTCGCCGACACGCAGGCGCTGACCGACAATGCCCATGACATCGGCAAGGTGCGGCGCAACGTGCTCGAGGTGGCCTGCGACTATCTCGCTGTGGGCATCGACCCCGGCAAGACCACGATCTGCCTGCAGTCGCACCTGCCGGCGCTGGCCGAGCTGTCGATGCTCTACCTCAACTTCGTCACCGTCGCCCGGCTCGAGCGCAACCCGACGATCAAGGACGAGATCCGCGCGCGCGGCTTCGGGCGCGACATCCCCGCCGGGTTCCTCTGCTATCCCGCCGCGCAGGCCGCCGACATCACCGCCTTCAAGGCCACGGTCGTGCCGGTGGGCGAGGACCAGGCGCCGCTCATCGAGCAGTGCAACGAGATCGTCCGGCGGGTGAACGCCGCGGCGGGGCGCGAGGTGCTGCCCGAGGCGCAGGCGCTGATCCCCGAGGCGGGCCGCCTGCCGGGCATCGACGGGCGCGCCAAGATGAGCAAGTCGGGCGGCAACGCGATCACGCTTTCCGCCTCGGAGGACGAGATCAGTCGCGCGGTGCGGGCGATGTTCACCGACCCGGATCACCTGCGGGTCGAGGATCCGGGCAGGGTCGAGGGCAACGTCGTCTTCACCTACCTCGACGCCTTCGACGCGGAGAGGGCCGAGGTCGCCGAGCTGAAGGAGCACTATCGGCGCGGCGGGCTTGGCGACGCGGTGCTGAAGCGGCGGCTCGAGGACATCCTGCAGGCGCTGCTCGCGCCGATCCGTGCGCGGCGGGCCGAGGTTGCCTCGGATCCCGCGCATCTGCACCGGATCATCCTCGAGGGCACGCAGGCGGCGCGCGAGGTCACCGAGGCGACCAAGCGCGAGGTGATGGACGCGCTGGGGCTGTTCCGGCTCTGAACGGGCGG
The Salipiger sp. H15 DNA segment above includes these coding regions:
- the trpS gene encoding tryptophan--tRNA ligase codes for the protein MDQTTLTRPETADASTARPVILTGDRTTGPLHIGHYAGSLKNRLALQDTHQQFLLLADTQALTDNAHDIGKVRRNVLEVACDYLAVGIDPGKTTICLQSHLPALAELSMLYLNFVTVARLERNPTIKDEIRARGFGRDIPAGFLCYPAAQAADITAFKATVVPVGEDQAPLIEQCNEIVRRVNAAAGREVLPEAQALIPEAGRLPGIDGRAKMSKSGGNAITLSASEDEISRAVRAMFTDPDHLRVEDPGRVEGNVVFTYLDAFDAERAEVAELKEHYRRGGLGDAVLKRRLEDILQALLAPIRARRAEVASDPAHLHRIILEGTQAAREVTEATKREVMDALGLFRL